Within Thermococcus indicus, the genomic segment CACTCCACAGACTTGAGGACGAAGCAAAGACCGCCATAACCGTCGCCATAGACGGCAAAATAGTTGGAGTAATCGGCATAGCCGACACGATAAAGGAAGGGGCAAAGGAAGCCATCGAGGAGCTCCACAGGATGGGCAAGAAGGTCGGAATGATAACGGGCGACAACAGGAGAACGGCCGAGGCAATAGGGAAAGCCCTCGGGGTGGACTACGTTTTATCTGAGGTTCTGCCGGGAGACAAGGCCTGGGAGGTTAAAAAGCTCCAGGAGAAGGGTGAGATAGTGATATTCGTCGGCGACGGAATAAACGACGCTCCGGCATTAGCCCAGGCGGATATAGGCATAGCAGTTGGCAACGCGACGGACATAGCGATGGAGAGCGGAGACATGGTCCTCATAAGGAACGACCCGATGGATGTGGTCAGGGCAATAAAGCTGAGCCAGAAGACGCTGGCGAAGATAAAGCAGAACATCTTCTGGGCGATGTTCTACAACACGATGCTGATTCCCTTCGCTGCTGGCCTTGCTTTCGTCCTCTTTGGAATCCAGTTCCAGCCCGAGTGGGCGGCTGGAGCCATGAGCATAAGCAGCGTGAGCGTCGTCACGAACTCGCTCCTGCTGAAGAGGGCAAGGATTTGAGGTGATGGGGTTGATAGTCGAGTATGACGGAAAGTTCAACTTCGGAAGCGGAAAGGTCGTGCTGTGGTTTTCCATCCCGGGCTGCCCGCCATGCAGGATAGTCGAGGGCTTCATGGAAGAGCTTAGCGGGGAATTTGAAGAGGTAACCGTCGTCCACATCAACGCAGGGGAATGGAACGACCTCGTGAACCGCTTTGACGTCCTCAACGTCCCGACACTGGTTTACATCAAGGATGGGGAGGAGGTAGCCAGGCAGAACCTCATACGGAGAAAGGAGGAGGTTCTCATAAGGTTTGAGGAGCTCAGGAGGCTCTGACTGCTCCTTTACTATGCCAGACTGGAAAACAAGGAATGTTT encodes:
- a CDS encoding thioredoxin family protein, which encodes MIVEYDGKFNFGSGKVVLWFSIPGCPPCRIVEGFMEELSGEFEEVTVVHINAGEWNDLVNRFDVLNVPTLVYIKDGEEVARQNLIRRKEEVLIRFEELRRL